TCCAAGGACGTGGCCTACTCGCGCGTGGCCGGCGGCTTCCAGCAGTACGCGCAGGGCCAGGCGATGCTGGGCGCGGCCGAGGGCATGGCCAAGGGCGGTGGCGGCGGCTCGGACGGCGCCATGGCCGGCATGGGCATGGGCATGGGCATGGGCATGGCCCAGATGTTCATGAACAACAACCAGCAGCAGCAGCGTCAGGGTCCCCCGCCCCAGGCGGAGGCCGCGGCGCCCCCGGCCGACACGCGCAGCCCCGCTCAGCGCCTGAAGGAGATCAAGGAGCTGAAGGATGCCGGCGTGCTCACGGATGAGGAGTACAACGCGAAGCGCGCGGAGCTGATGAAGCTCCTGTAGTCCCGTCTCGAGAGTCCGGAGGCCTCCACCGCACGCAGGGTGGGGGCCTCTGTCATTTCGAGCGCCCGCGATGCCGGTTCGGGCATGCATGCGCAGGTTGGAGCCATGGCAGGACAGGACTCAGAGCGACCCGAGGGCCTCGTCTACCTTCCCGACTTCCTGACGGGAGCGGAGGAGCGCGAGCTGCTGGAGCACATGCGCGCCGTGGCGTTCGCGGAGATCCGGATGCGGGGGCAGGTGGCTCGGCGGCGCACGGCGCACTTCGGCTGGCTCTATGGCTACGAGAGCTGGAAGGTGGAGCCCGGGCCGCCCATGCCGGACTACCTCCTGCCGCTCAGGGCCCGGTGCGCGGAGCTGATGGGCGAGGTGCCGGAGCGGCTGGTGGAGGCGCTCGTGAGCGAGTACACGCCGGGGGCCACCATCGGCTGGCACCGGGACGCGCCCATGTTCGGGCCGAAGGTGGTGGGCGTCTCGCTGGGGAGCGCGTGCCGGATGCGCTTCCAGCGCGGCAAGGGCGAGGAGCGGCGCACCTATGAGCAGGAGCTCCAGCCGCGCTCGGTCTACGTGCTGGGTGGAGAGGCGCGCGGCGCGTGGCAGCACAGCATCCCCGCGGTGAAGCAGACGCGGTACTCCATCACGTTCCGCACCCTGCGCGAGCGGAAGGCCTCGGCGCGCGCCCCCGGTGACAGCACGGCGCGGCCGGCCGGAGCCGAGCCTGAGGAGTCGGTGCCCTCGCACTGATTTCGAGGTAGAGGGGCCTTCATGGAGAGCCGTCACGAGCCTGGAGCCGATGTTCCGGGACAGGTTCCACCGGGAGTGGAGCCGGGAAAGCGGAGGAAGTGGACCTGGCGCCGGGTGCTGGCGCTGGCCC
This genomic stretch from Hyalangium gracile harbors:
- a CDS encoding alpha-ketoglutarate-dependent dioxygenase AlkB; translated protein: MAGQDSERPEGLVYLPDFLTGAEERELLEHMRAVAFAEIRMRGQVARRRTAHFGWLYGYESWKVEPGPPMPDYLLPLRARCAELMGEVPERLVEALVSEYTPGATIGWHRDAPMFGPKVVGVSLGSACRMRFQRGKGEERRTYEQELQPRSVYVLGGEARGAWQHSIPAVKQTRYSITFRTLRERKASARAPGDSTARPAGAEPEESVPSH